The Mycolicibacterium mageritense genome contains a region encoding:
- a CDS encoding N-6 DNA methylase — translation MTDTAAIRKARGAFFTPPDITRYLTRWAVRDANDTVFEPAAGEAAFLVEAVNRLAELGAAQPSVDGVELHAASAATARRRVADAGGTARITTADFFTIEPRPAYAAVIGNPPYIRYQDFRGMARAQSRRAALNAGVALSALASSWAAFTVHAALFLRPGGRMALVLPAELLSVNYAAAVRKFLFDRFARVELVMFDEQVFPEAEADVVLLLADGFDEGPSGHAVIHRAQNARSLSSELVQRSWSPRDPSDKWVSGLIGNAPVETLHGLEAAGLFTPLEQWGDTTLGMVTGNNGFFALSPDRVRELGLRRTDLLPLSPPGSAHLRGLTFTAEQARKLGEDGRAVHLFRPVGRLSAAAQRYVDAGHAAGVHLAYKCRVRTPWYQVPLVPPADLLLTCMNADTPRLVTNRAGAHHLNSVHGVYLRDGLTTAGRDLLALAALNSVTLLHAEMVGRSYGGGILKIEPREADRWLVPSPEFVVARAAELRAARRPVAALLARGALLEAVDVVDAALAVGTDLDSIRAARHSLATRRAVRSRRAR, via the coding sequence ATGACCGACACCGCTGCGATCCGCAAAGCGCGCGGTGCTTTCTTCACCCCGCCGGACATCACCCGTTATCTCACGCGATGGGCGGTCCGGGACGCCAACGATACGGTCTTCGAACCCGCGGCCGGGGAAGCCGCGTTCCTCGTCGAGGCGGTCAATCGACTGGCGGAGCTGGGTGCTGCACAGCCGTCGGTGGACGGCGTGGAGCTCCACGCCGCCAGCGCGGCCACTGCGCGCAGACGCGTCGCCGACGCCGGCGGCACGGCTCGGATCACGACAGCCGACTTCTTCACCATCGAACCGCGACCGGCCTACGCGGCGGTGATCGGCAACCCGCCCTACATCCGGTACCAGGACTTCCGGGGCATGGCCCGCGCGCAGTCGCGCCGCGCCGCGCTCAACGCCGGGGTGGCGCTCTCCGCGCTGGCGTCCAGCTGGGCCGCGTTCACCGTGCACGCCGCGCTGTTCCTGCGGCCCGGTGGCCGGATGGCCCTGGTGCTGCCCGCCGAGCTGCTCAGCGTGAATTATGCCGCCGCGGTACGGAAGTTCCTGTTCGACCGGTTCGCCCGCGTCGAATTGGTGATGTTCGACGAGCAGGTCTTTCCCGAGGCCGAGGCCGATGTGGTGCTGCTGCTGGCCGACGGATTCGATGAGGGCCCGTCGGGGCATGCCGTCATCCACCGGGCCCAGAATGCGCGATCGCTCAGTTCCGAACTGGTGCAACGCAGTTGGTCGCCACGCGACCCGTCCGACAAATGGGTCAGCGGCCTGATCGGCAACGCACCGGTGGAGACGCTGCACGGCCTGGAGGCCGCGGGCCTGTTCACGCCGCTGGAGCAGTGGGGGGACACCACGCTCGGCATGGTGACCGGCAACAACGGCTTCTTCGCGCTGTCGCCCGACCGAGTCCGCGAATTGGGCCTGCGGCGCACCGACCTGTTACCGCTGTCGCCGCCCGGCAGTGCGCACCTGCGGGGCCTCACCTTCACGGCCGAGCAGGCCAGGAAACTGGGGGAGGACGGCAGAGCGGTGCATCTGTTCCGTCCGGTCGGCCGGCTGTCGGCAGCGGCGCAGCGCTATGTCGATGCGGGCCATGCCGCCGGCGTGCACCTGGCCTACAAGTGCCGGGTCCGCACGCCCTGGTATCAGGTGCCGCTCGTGCCACCGGCCGACCTGCTGTTGACGTGCATGAACGCCGACACTCCGCGGCTGGTCACCAACCGCGCGGGTGCGCATCACCTCAACTCGGTGCACGGGGTCTACCTGCGTGACGGGCTCACCACGGCCGGCAGGGATCTGCTGGCGCTGGCCGCGCTGAACTCGGTGACCCTGCTGCATGCGGAGATGGTGGGCCGATCGTATGGCGGTGGCATCCTCAAGATCGAACCGCGAGAGGCCGATCGCTGGCTGGTGCCATCGCCCGAGTTCGTCGTCGCCCGCGCCGCAGAACTCCGCGCCGCCCGCCGCCCGGTGGCCGCCCTGCTGGCCCGAGGTGCGCTCCTCGAGGCCGTCGATGTCGTCGACGCGGCGCTTGCCGTCGGCACCGATCTGGATTCGATACGGGCAGCGCGTCATTCGTTGGCAACCCGGCGGGCGGTAAGGTCACGGCGTGCCCGCTGA
- the hisF gene encoding imidazole glycerol phosphate synthase subunit HisF: MSTSTDVATRVIPCLDVDAGRVVKGVNFENLRDAGDPVELAAAYDAEGADELTFLDVTASSSGRATMLEVVKRTAEQVFIPLTVGGGVRAVEDVDVLLRAGADKVSVNTAAIARPELLAEMSRQFGSQCIVLSVDARTVPEGSTPTPSGWEVTTHGGRRGTGIDAIEWAVRGAELGVGEILLNSMDRDGTKAGFDLAMLRAVRAAVSVPVIASGGAGSVEHFAPAVVAGADAVLAASVFHFRELTIAEVKAAMAAEGITVR; encoded by the coding sequence GTGAGCACCAGTACCGACGTGGCCACGAGGGTGATTCCGTGCCTCGACGTCGACGCGGGCCGGGTGGTCAAGGGAGTCAACTTCGAAAACCTCAGGGATGCAGGCGATCCCGTGGAACTCGCGGCCGCCTATGACGCCGAGGGCGCCGACGAGCTGACGTTTCTCGACGTGACCGCGTCGTCGTCGGGCCGCGCCACCATGCTCGAGGTGGTCAAGCGCACCGCCGAGCAGGTCTTCATTCCGCTGACGGTCGGTGGCGGGGTGCGCGCGGTCGAGGATGTCGACGTGCTGCTGCGCGCCGGCGCCGACAAGGTGTCGGTCAACACCGCTGCGATCGCACGCCCGGAACTGCTCGCCGAGATGTCGCGGCAGTTCGGGTCGCAGTGCATCGTGCTGAGTGTCGACGCGCGCACCGTGCCCGAGGGCAGCACCCCGACGCCGTCGGGCTGGGAGGTGACGACGCACGGTGGCCGCCGGGGTACCGGCATCGACGCCATCGAGTGGGCCGTGCGTGGTGCGGAGCTCGGCGTCGGCGAGATCCTGCTCAACTCGATGGACCGCGACGGCACCAAGGCCGGTTTCGATCTGGCAATGCTCCGCGCGGTGCGCGCTGCGGTGTCGGTTCCCGTGATCGCCAGTGGCGGCGCCGGTTCCGTGGAACATTTCGCGCCCGCGGTTGTTGCAGGGGCTGACGCCGTATTGGCGGCGAGCGTCTTCCATTTCCGCGAATTGACCATCGCGGAGGTGAAGGCGGCGATGGCGGCGGAAGGGATCACCGTCCGATGA
- the priA gene encoding bifunctional 1-(5-phosphoribosyl)-5-((5-phosphoribosylamino)methylideneamino)imidazole-4-carboxamide isomerase/phosphoribosylanthranilate isomerase PriA produces the protein MSLILLPAVDVVEGRAVRLVQGQAGSETEYGSALDAALGWQRDGAEWIHLVDLDAAFGRGSNRELLAEVVGKLDVAVELSGGIRDDESLKAALATGCARVNLGTAALENPQWCARAIAEHGDKVAVGLDVKIDGGDYRLRGRGWETDGGDLWPVLERLDGEGCSRFVVTDVTKDGTLNGPNLELLSSVAARTEAPVIASGGVSSLDDLRAIATLTDQGIEGAIVGKALYAGRFTLPEALAAVSG, from the coding sequence GTGTCATTAATTCTTCTTCCCGCAGTCGACGTCGTGGAAGGTCGCGCCGTGCGACTGGTCCAGGGCCAGGCCGGCAGTGAAACCGAGTACGGCTCGGCGCTGGATGCTGCCCTGGGCTGGCAGCGCGACGGCGCCGAGTGGATCCATCTGGTGGATCTCGATGCGGCATTCGGCCGGGGATCCAACCGCGAACTGCTCGCCGAGGTGGTCGGGAAACTCGACGTGGCAGTCGAATTGTCGGGCGGTATCCGCGACGACGAATCGCTCAAGGCGGCACTGGCCACCGGTTGTGCCCGGGTCAACCTCGGCACCGCCGCGCTGGAAAACCCACAGTGGTGTGCCCGCGCGATCGCCGAGCACGGTGACAAGGTCGCCGTAGGCCTCGACGTGAAGATCGACGGCGGTGACTACCGGTTGCGCGGCCGCGGTTGGGAGACCGACGGCGGCGACCTCTGGCCCGTGCTGGAACGCCTTGACGGCGAGGGGTGTTCGCGCTTCGTCGTGACCGACGTCACCAAGGACGGCACCCTCAACGGCCCCAACCTCGAGCTGCTGAGCAGTGTCGCGGCGCGGACCGAAGCACCGGTGATCGCTTCGGGTGGTGTGTCGAGCCTCGACGATCTCCGGGCCATCGCCACGCTCACCGACCAGGGCATCGAAGGTGCCATCGTCGGAAAGGCCTTGTACGCCGGACGGTTCACGTTGCCGGAGGCGCTGGCCGCGGTCAGCGGATAG
- a CDS encoding histidinol-phosphate transaminase: MTEVTLADLPLRDNLRGKSPYGAPQLQVPVRLNTNENPHPPTQALIDDVAASVRDAAAELHRYPDRDAVALRTDLAAYLTSATGVTLTAENLWAANGSNEILQQLLQAFGGPGRSAIGFVPSYSMHPIISDGTQTEWLQAARAGDFSLDVDAAVAAIEDRKPDVVFVASPNNPSGQSVPLDDLRRLLDAMPGGMLILDEAYGEFSSQPSAVALLAEYPAKLVVSRTMSKAFAFAGGRLGYLAASPAVIDALLLVRLPYHLSVLTQAAARAALRHADDTLGSVATLAAERDRVSAELARLGYRVIPSDANFVLFGEFADAPATWQRYLDAGVLIRDVGIPGFLRTTVGLAAENDAFLAASAELAKTELTSPVGAP; the protein is encoded by the coding sequence GTGACAGAGGTGACATTGGCCGATCTGCCGCTGCGGGACAACCTGCGCGGCAAATCGCCTTACGGGGCACCGCAGCTGCAGGTTCCGGTGCGGCTGAACACCAACGAGAACCCGCACCCGCCCACGCAGGCGCTCATCGACGACGTCGCGGCTTCGGTGCGCGACGCCGCTGCCGAACTGCACCGGTATCCGGACCGCGACGCGGTCGCGCTGCGCACCGATCTGGCGGCCTACCTGACCTCGGCCACCGGAGTGACGCTGACCGCCGAGAACCTGTGGGCGGCAAACGGTTCCAATGAGATCTTGCAGCAGCTCCTGCAGGCTTTCGGCGGGCCGGGCCGCAGCGCGATCGGTTTCGTGCCGTCCTACTCGATGCACCCGATCATCTCCGACGGCACCCAGACGGAATGGTTGCAGGCCGCCCGCGCCGGCGATTTCAGCCTGGATGTGGACGCGGCCGTGGCGGCGATCGAAGACCGCAAGCCCGACGTCGTGTTCGTGGCGAGCCCGAACAACCCGTCGGGACAGAGCGTTCCGCTCGATGACCTGCGCCGGCTGCTCGACGCCATGCCGGGCGGCATGCTGATTCTCGACGAGGCCTACGGCGAATTCTCGTCGCAGCCCAGTGCGGTCGCACTGCTCGCGGAGTACCCGGCAAAGCTCGTGGTGTCCCGCACCATGAGCAAGGCGTTCGCCTTCGCCGGCGGCCGGCTGGGTTACCTGGCGGCCTCACCGGCCGTGATCGACGCCCTGCTGCTGGTGCGGTTGCCGTACCACCTTTCGGTGCTCACCCAAGCCGCGGCCCGGGCAGCGCTGCGCCATGCCGACGACACCCTGGGCAGTGTGGCCACCCTCGCCGCGGAACGCGACCGGGTCAGCGCCGAGCTCGCCCGGCTGGGGTATCGGGTGATTCCCAGCGACGCCAACTTCGTACTGTTCGGTGAATTCGCCGACGCACCCGCGACCTGGCAGCGTTATCTCGACGCGGGCGTGCTGATCCGCGACGTCGGCATCCCCGGATTCCTGCGCACCACCGTCGGCCTGGCCGCGGAGAACGACGCCTTCCTGGCCGCCAGCGCCGAATTGGCCAAGACCGAACTCACCAGCCCAGTAGGAGCGCCATGA
- a CDS encoding 2-isopropylmalate synthase, which produces MPWHRYTDVYHRVDVPLAQRRWPDARITEAPLWVPVDLRDGNQALAEPMDPDRKRRFFELLVAIGYKEIEVGYPSASQTDFDFVRLLAETDIAPPDVTIVVFTPARRDLIERTVQSVRGISNDVVIHMYAATAPVWRNTVLGKDRAELRELILSGARDVAEFVDDATNIRFEFSPEVFNLTEPDYVLELCDAVTDQWQATPQRPVILNLPATVEVATPNVYADQIEYMHRNIARRDSVILSVHPHNDRGTGIACAELAVLAGAQRVEGCVFGNGERTGNVDIATLALNLYAQGVDPMIDFSDIDAIARTVAHCTRMPIHERHPYVGDLVHTAFSGTHQDAIKKGLAEHRNRAAAEGRDEREIDWRVPYLPIDPADIGRTYDAVIRVNSQSGKGGIAYLLLTEYGLDLPRRLQIDFARHVQTHTDRSGAEITAADLYDLFEATYLDNRGSVELKDWHTGGDSGTEITLAVDGRAQTSAHRGIGPVDALVQALGDIGRRVEVLSLTQQSVGSSAVTYLEYRRDGQVRWACGRSESVLAASMAAVMRAVNEP; this is translated from the coding sequence ATGCCCTGGCATCGTTACACCGATGTCTACCACCGCGTGGATGTACCACTGGCCCAACGCCGTTGGCCCGACGCACGGATCACCGAAGCGCCGCTGTGGGTGCCCGTCGACCTGCGCGACGGCAATCAGGCGCTCGCCGAACCGATGGACCCGGACCGCAAACGCCGATTCTTCGAACTGCTGGTCGCCATCGGGTACAAGGAGATCGAGGTCGGTTATCCGTCGGCCTCACAGACCGACTTCGACTTCGTGCGCCTGCTCGCCGAAACCGACATTGCGCCACCAGACGTCACGATCGTGGTTTTCACGCCCGCCCGGCGCGACCTGATCGAACGCACCGTGCAGTCGGTCCGCGGCATCAGCAACGACGTCGTCATCCACATGTATGCGGCCACCGCGCCGGTGTGGCGAAACACGGTGTTGGGCAAGGACCGAGCGGAACTGCGCGAGCTGATCCTCTCCGGGGCGCGCGACGTCGCCGAGTTCGTCGACGACGCCACCAACATTCGATTCGAGTTCTCCCCGGAAGTCTTCAACCTCACCGAACCCGACTACGTCCTGGAATTGTGCGATGCCGTCACCGACCAGTGGCAGGCCACGCCGCAGCGTCCGGTGATCCTCAACCTGCCCGCCACCGTGGAGGTGGCCACTCCCAACGTGTACGCCGACCAGATCGAGTACATGCATCGCAACATCGCGCGCCGGGACAGCGTGATCCTGTCAGTACACCCGCACAACGACCGCGGCACCGGCATCGCGTGCGCCGAATTGGCGGTCCTCGCCGGCGCGCAACGCGTCGAGGGCTGTGTGTTCGGCAACGGGGAACGCACCGGCAACGTCGACATCGCCACCCTTGCGCTCAACCTCTATGCGCAGGGTGTGGATCCGATGATCGACTTCTCCGACATCGACGCCATCGCCCGCACAGTCGCGCACTGCACCAGAATGCCGATTCACGAACGGCACCCGTACGTCGGCGACCTGGTGCACACGGCGTTCTCCGGAACGCATCAGGACGCGATCAAGAAGGGGCTGGCCGAACATCGCAACAGGGCCGCGGCAGAGGGCCGGGACGAACGTGAAATCGATTGGCGGGTACCGTATCTGCCTATCGATCCGGCCGACATCGGCCGGACCTATGACGCAGTGATCCGGGTGAACTCACAGTCGGGCAAGGGTGGGATCGCCTACCTGCTGCTCACCGAGTACGGGCTGGACCTGCCGCGCCGGCTGCAGATCGACTTCGCCCGGCACGTGCAGACCCACACCGACCGATCGGGTGCCGAAATCACCGCCGCCGACTTGTACGACTTGTTCGAGGCCACCTACCTGGACAACCGGGGTTCGGTGGAGCTGAAGGACTGGCACACCGGCGGCGACTCGGGCACGGAAATCACCCTGGCGGTCGATGGCCGGGCGCAGACCAGCGCACACCGCGGGATCGGCCCTGTCGACGCCTTGGTGCAGGCGCTCGGCGACATCGGCAGGCGCGTCGAGGTGCTGAGCCTGACCCAACAATCGGTCGGCAGCTCTGCGGTCACCTACCTGGAGTACCGCCGGGACGGTCAGGTCCGCTGGGCGTGTGGGCGCAGCGAATCGGTGCTCGCGGCGTCGATGGCAGCGGTGATGCGGGCCGTCAACGAGCCCTGA
- a CDS encoding ABC transporter ATP-binding protein, producing the protein MTPVLEITDVTFRRDGKQIIDGISLTVQAGEHWALLGPNGAGKSTLLGFCAAVTFPTTGTVRVLGGQMGRTDLAVLRRSIGHVNPRHRLQYPLTVREVVLTGITATIDTAARWEPSPAQVARAEELIDTVGLSARVDAVWPTLSQGERGRTLIARALISDPHLLLLDEPTTGLDVAAREQLLETLDTLDDSHPGMASILVTHHLEELPTSTTHALLIGQGRTVASGAALSTVTTENVTEAFQHPVVVGHEDGRWTARAKASSRVL; encoded by the coding sequence ATGACACCAGTTTTGGAGATCACCGACGTGACATTCCGTCGCGACGGCAAGCAGATCATCGACGGCATCTCGCTGACCGTGCAGGCCGGCGAACATTGGGCGCTGCTCGGCCCGAACGGCGCGGGTAAGAGCACGCTGCTGGGATTCTGTGCGGCCGTGACGTTTCCGACGACCGGCACGGTGCGCGTACTGGGCGGGCAGATGGGACGCACCGATCTGGCGGTGCTGCGCCGCTCGATCGGCCACGTCAATCCCCGCCACCGCCTGCAGTACCCGTTGACTGTGCGCGAAGTGGTGCTCACCGGAATCACCGCCACGATCGACACCGCGGCGCGCTGGGAGCCGAGCCCCGCGCAGGTGGCCCGCGCCGAGGAGCTGATCGACACCGTGGGCCTGTCGGCTCGCGTCGACGCGGTCTGGCCGACGTTGTCCCAAGGCGAACGCGGCCGCACCCTGATCGCGCGCGCACTGATCTCCGATCCGCACCTGTTGTTGCTCGATGAGCCGACCACGGGCCTCGACGTCGCTGCGCGCGAACAGCTCCTGGAAACCCTTGACACGCTGGACGACTCGCATCCAGGCATGGCCTCGATCCTGGTCACCCACCACCTGGAGGAGCTGCCGACGTCCACCACGCACGCCCTGCTGATCGGTCAGGGCCGCACGGTCGCCAGCGGTGCCGCATTGTCGACGGTCACCACCGAGAATGTGACCGAGGCGTTCCAGCACCCGGTTGTCGTGGGGCACGAGGACGGCCGGTGGACGGCCCGGGCCAAGGCCAGCTCCCGCGTGCTCTGA
- the hisH gene encoding imidazole glycerol phosphate synthase subunit HisH, with the protein MTKKVIVLDYGSGNLRSAQRALERVGAEVEVTADPGAAAAADGLVVPGVGAFEACMTGLRGIGGEKIIADRLAAGRPVLGVCVGMQILFARGVEFGVESAGCGQWPGSVTRLDAPVIPHMGWNVVEAAAGSTLFKGLDAATRFYFVHSYAAQTWEGKPDALLTWATHHVPFLAAVEDGPLSATQFHPEKSGDAGAALLRNWVESLS; encoded by the coding sequence GTGACAAAGAAAGTCATCGTCCTTGACTACGGGTCGGGCAATCTCCGCTCGGCCCAGCGGGCACTGGAGCGGGTCGGTGCCGAGGTCGAGGTGACCGCAGATCCGGGCGCCGCGGCCGCGGCGGACGGCCTGGTGGTGCCGGGCGTCGGGGCGTTCGAGGCCTGCATGACCGGACTGCGCGGCATCGGCGGCGAGAAGATCATCGCCGACCGGCTCGCGGCCGGGCGGCCCGTGCTCGGGGTGTGCGTGGGGATGCAGATCCTGTTCGCGCGCGGCGTCGAATTCGGTGTCGAGTCGGCCGGCTGCGGGCAATGGCCGGGGTCGGTGACGCGGCTCGATGCCCCGGTGATCCCCCACATGGGCTGGAACGTGGTCGAGGCTGCGGCGGGCAGCACGCTGTTCAAAGGGCTCGACGCGGCCACGCGCTTCTATTTCGTGCACTCCTACGCCGCACAAACCTGGGAGGGCAAGCCGGATGCGTTGCTCACCTGGGCAACCCATCACGTGCCGTTCCTGGCCGCGGTCGAGGACGGTCCGCTGTCGGCCACGCAGTTCCATCCCGAGAAGAGCGGTGACGCCGGTGCGGCGCTGCTGCGCAACTGGGTCGAGAGCCTGAGCTGA
- the hisB gene encoding imidazoleglycerol-phosphate dehydratase HisB produces the protein MTASANRRARVERKTKESDIVVEIDLDGTGVVDIDTGVPFFDHMLISLGSHASFDLTVHAKGDIEIEGHHTVEDTAIVLGQALGQALGDKAGIRRFGDAFIPMDETLAHAAVDVSGRPYFVHSGEPDYMVEFTIAGSSTPYHTVINRHVFESLAFNARIALHVRTIYGRDPHHITEAQYKAVARALRQAVEYDPRVTGIPSTKGAL, from the coding sequence ATGACCGCCTCGGCGAACCGCCGCGCAAGAGTCGAACGCAAGACCAAGGAATCCGACATCGTCGTCGAGATCGACCTCGACGGCACCGGTGTCGTCGACATCGACACCGGGGTTCCGTTCTTCGATCACATGCTGATCTCGCTGGGCAGCCACGCCAGTTTCGACCTCACCGTGCACGCGAAGGGTGACATCGAGATCGAGGGTCACCACACCGTCGAGGACACCGCGATCGTGCTGGGCCAGGCGCTCGGCCAGGCACTGGGGGACAAGGCCGGTATCCGCCGGTTCGGCGACGCCTTCATCCCGATGGACGAGACGCTCGCGCACGCTGCGGTCGACGTGTCCGGCCGGCCGTACTTCGTGCACAGCGGAGAACCGGACTACATGGTGGAGTTCACCATCGCCGGGTCGAGCACGCCGTACCACACCGTGATCAACCGGCACGTGTTCGAGTCGTTGGCGTTCAACGCCCGCATCGCCCTGCACGTGCGCACCATCTACGGCCGCGATCCCCACCACATCACCGAAGCCCAGTACAAGGCCGTGGCGCGGGCATTGCGCCAAGCGGTCGAGTACGACCCCCGCGTGACCGGCATACCGTCAACCAAAGGCGCTCTGTGA
- the hisI gene encoding phosphoribosyl-AMP cyclohydrolase, which translates to MSLDPNIAARLKRNADGLFTAVVQERGTGDVLMVAWMDDDALARTLETREATYFSRSRGEQWIKGATSGHTQHVHSVRLDCDGDTVLLEVDQVGGACHTGAHTCFDADLLLGAEPEG; encoded by the coding sequence ATGAGTCTGGATCCGAACATCGCCGCGCGACTCAAGCGTAACGCCGACGGTCTGTTCACCGCCGTGGTGCAGGAACGTGGCACCGGTGACGTGCTCATGGTCGCCTGGATGGACGACGACGCCCTGGCCCGCACCCTCGAAACCCGCGAGGCCACCTACTTTTCCCGGTCCCGCGGTGAGCAGTGGATCAAAGGTGCGACGTCCGGGCACACCCAGCACGTGCATTCGGTCCGCCTGGACTGTGACGGTGACACCGTCTTGCTCGAGGTCGACCAAGTCGGCGGCGCCTGTCACACGGGTGCGCATACGTGCTTCGACGCGGATCTGTTACTCGGGGCCGAACCCGAGGGATAG
- a CDS encoding peroxiredoxin translates to MKRGDTVAEFELPDQTGTVRSLTSLLADGPVVLFFYPAAMTPGCTKEACHFRDLAAEFADVGASRVGISTDPVAKQAKFADIQRFDYPLLSDADGKVASHFGVKRGLLGKLMPVKRTTFVIDTDRTVLEVISSEISMDTHADKALEVLRAR, encoded by the coding sequence ATGAAACGTGGCGATACCGTTGCCGAGTTCGAACTGCCGGATCAGACCGGCACGGTGCGGAGCCTGACCAGTTTGCTCGCCGACGGCCCGGTGGTGCTGTTCTTCTACCCGGCGGCGATGACGCCGGGTTGTACGAAGGAAGCCTGCCACTTCCGGGATCTCGCCGCAGAGTTCGCTGATGTCGGCGCGTCCCGGGTCGGCATCAGCACCGACCCGGTCGCCAAGCAGGCCAAGTTCGCCGACATCCAGCGGTTCGACTATCCGCTGCTGTCCGATGCCGACGGCAAGGTGGCCAGCCATTTCGGCGTCAAACGTGGCCTGCTCGGCAAGCTCATGCCCGTCAAGCGGACCACGTTCGTCATCGACACCGACCGCACCGTGCTGGAGGTGATCTCCAGCGAGATCAGCATGGACACCCACGCCGACAAGGCGCTGGAGGTGCTCAGGGCTCGTTGA
- a CDS encoding inositol monophosphatase family protein — translation MAPNTMDPSRLESLVATAAEILDAAAVPFVAGHRADSAVRKKGNDFATEVDLAIERQVVRALTEATGIGVHGEEFGGEPIDSPLVWVLDPIDGTFNYAAGSPMAAILLALLSDGEPVAGLTWLPFMGQRYSALAGQPFRDNGIAQPPLASPGLADSIVGIQTFNIESRGRFPGRYRAAILANLSKECSRLRMHGATGVDLAYVAAGILGGAISFGHHIWDHAAGVALVRAAGGIVTDLTGAPWTPTSKSALAAAPGVHERMLEIVKSTGNPEDYL, via the coding sequence ATGGCCCCGAACACGATGGACCCGTCGCGGTTGGAGAGCCTGGTCGCCACGGCCGCCGAGATTCTCGACGCCGCGGCGGTGCCGTTCGTCGCGGGGCACCGCGCCGATTCGGCGGTCCGCAAGAAGGGCAACGATTTCGCGACCGAGGTCGACCTGGCCATCGAACGCCAAGTCGTGCGGGCATTGACCGAGGCGACCGGCATCGGCGTGCACGGTGAGGAATTCGGTGGCGAGCCGATCGATTCGCCCTTGGTATGGGTGCTCGACCCGATCGACGGGACGTTCAACTATGCGGCGGGATCACCCATGGCGGCCATCCTGCTGGCCCTGTTGAGCGACGGAGAGCCCGTTGCCGGGTTGACATGGTTGCCGTTCATGGGCCAGCGATACTCCGCATTGGCGGGGCAGCCGTTCCGGGACAACGGCATCGCGCAACCTCCGCTCGCCTCACCGGGACTGGCCGACTCGATCGTCGGTATCCAGACGTTCAACATCGAGTCACGCGGACGGTTCCCGGGACGCTATCGCGCGGCCATACTGGCGAACCTCAGCAAGGAATGCTCGCGGCTGCGGATGCACGGGGCGACCGGTGTCGACCTCGCCTACGTCGCTGCCGGGATCCTCGGTGGCGCCATCAGTTTCGGCCACCACATCTGGGACCACGCGGCAGGTGTCGCCCTGGTCCGCGCCGCGGGCGGCATCGTGACCGACCTGACCGGTGCGCCGTGGACACCCACATCGAAATCCGCGCTGGCCGCAGCGCCGGGCGTGCACGAACGAATGCTGGAAATCGTGAAATCCACTGGCAACCCGGAGGACTACCTGTGA